From a single Botrytis cinerea B05.10 chromosome 16, complete sequence genomic region:
- the Bcltf2 gene encoding Bcltf2 — translation MSHTSGNAWRWSEDSHIPFCYMDTAGMVQSMNPQTTTSAGLGRATVAAPIMPISSYGSSTFNMTSGHQQIPQNSYGFTSYNDGSLTTIIPSYGANYIQPRPLPGMMQSFAPTPKQAPFNGSSRQEFVGSSHQNQSPQIKPEPSWTTSAGHKTPPKTQSTPPPSKDISPLPLTGSDEAHIGSTAIDRLMKVIQTKAQTLQTQLPPIPQITPVAPSEPGHSKRKEKKYRCTFENCPSSFPQKTHLQIHLRKHTGAKPYTCSWKSCGRQFSQHGNLKTHMNRHSGERRFPCEICGKRFGQPSNLSAHRIVHTGEKPFTCKLDGCEKRFTQLGNLKSHHNNFHQQTIENLMLKLESGEIDLEANKEFWSYFFTLYKNSNKGIKGRGKDRNISPRSRLSKSGHASTGTDASRYISSNMRSCHGLMGVDATSPFSSDVTMYDSDASLRSHTSGSISAHSSFGSVSSDGTSSSCSSFSDEITGDYKDHRGGNSRGGLAFGERLY, via the exons ATGTCACACACATCAGGCAATGCCTGGCGCTGGAGTGAGGATTCTCACATTCCATTTTGTTATATGGATACAGCCGGCATGGTCCAGTCTATGAATCCCCAAACAACAACTTCAGCAGGCTTAGGGAGAGCAACCGTTGCTGCTCCCATTATGCCAATAAGTTCTTACGGCAGCAGCACCTTCAACATGACCAGTGGCCATCAACAGATTCCACAGAACTCATATGGTTTCACATCTTACAATGATGGTAGCTTAACCACCATCATCCCAAGCTACGGAGCCAATTACATTCAGCCACGACCTCTTCCTGGCATGATGCAATCTTTTGCTCCTACTCCAAAACAGGCACCTTTCAACGGAAGCAGCCGACAAGAATTCGTGGGAAGCTcgcatcaaaatcaaagtccTCAAATCAAACCTGAACCTTCATGGACAACATCTGCAGGTCACAAGACACCTCCCAAAACTCAATCAACCCCACCACCTAGCAAAGACATAAGCCCTCTTCCTTTGACTGGATCTGATGAGGCACACATTGGAAGCACCGCGATTGACCGACTTATGAAGGTCATTCAAACCAAAGCACAAACATTGCAAACGCAATTACCACCTATTCCTCAGATTACACCTGTG GCTCCGAGTGAACCAGGACACTctaagagaaaagagaagaaatatcGATGTACCTTCGAGAATTGTCCATCAAGCTTCCCACAGAAGACACACTTGCAAATTCATCTTCGAAAACATACCGGTGCAAAACCTTAT ACATGTAGCTGGAAATCTTGCGGTCGGCAATTCTCTCAACACGGCAACCTAAAG ACGCATATGAATCGTCACAGTGGCGAACGACGCTTTCCCTGCGAAATATGTGGCAAACGTTTCGGCCAACCAAGCAATCTTAGTGCTCATAGAATCGTTCACACTGGCGAAAAGCCCTTTACATGCAAACTCGACGGATGCGAGAAGCGTTTCACACAACTCGGTAACCTCAAA TCTCACCACAACAACTTTCACCAGCAAACGATTGAAAATCTCATGTTGAAACTTGAGAGCGGCGAAATCGACTTGGAGGCCAACAAAGAATTCTGGTCCTACTTCTTCACTCTCTACAAAAACAGTAATAAGGGTATCAAAGGACGAGGCAAAGATAGAAACATCAGTCCCCGAAGTCGATTATCCAAGAGCGGCCATGCAAGTACTGGTACAGATGCTAGTCGTTATATCTCGTCTAATATGCGGAGTTGTCATGGACTTATGGGTGTGGATGCAACCTCACCTTTCAGTAGCGATGTAACGATGTACGATTCCGATGCGAGTCTGAGGAGTCATACGAGTGGAAGCATTAGTGCACATAGCAGTTTCGGTTCGGTCTCCAGCGATGGAACATCATCTTCCTGCTCGAGTTTCTCAGATGAGATTACAGGGGATTATAAGGATCATCGTGGTGGAAACTCAAGAGGCGGATTAGCTTTTGGAGAGAGGCTGTACTAA
- the Bcltf2 gene encoding Bcltf2: MSHTSGNAWRWSEDSHIPFCYMDTAGMVQSMNPQTTTSAGLGRATVAAPIMPISSYGSSTFNMTSGHQQIPQNSYGFTSYNDGSLTTIIPSYGANYIQPRPLPGMMQSFAPTPKQAPFNGSSRQEFVGSSHQNQSPQIKPEPSWTTSAGHKTPPKTQSTPPPSKDISPLPLTGSDEAHIGSTAIDRLMKVIQTKAQTLQTQLPPIPQITPVVGAPHTLSRQDSMYRRFYGYEKEEKQMLTSGKAPSEPGHSKRKEKKYRCTFENCPSSFPQKTHLQIHLRKHTGAKPYTCSWKSCGRQFSQHGNLKTHMNRHSGERRFPCEICGKRFGQPSNLSAHRIVHTGEKPFTCKLDGCEKRFTQLGNLKSHHNNFHQQTIENLMLKLESGEIDLEANKEFWSYFFTLYKNSNKGIKGRGKDRNISPRSRLSKSGHASTGTDASRYISSNMRSCHGLMGVDATSPFSSDVTMYDSDASLRSHTSGSISAHSSFGSVSSDGTSSSCSSFSDEITGDYKDHRGGNSRGGLAFGERLY; this comes from the exons ATGTCACACACATCAGGCAATGCCTGGCGCTGGAGTGAGGATTCTCACATTCCATTTTGTTATATGGATACAGCCGGCATGGTCCAGTCTATGAATCCCCAAACAACAACTTCAGCAGGCTTAGGGAGAGCAACCGTTGCTGCTCCCATTATGCCAATAAGTTCTTACGGCAGCAGCACCTTCAACATGACCAGTGGCCATCAACAGATTCCACAGAACTCATATGGTTTCACATCTTACAATGATGGTAGCTTAACCACCATCATCCCAAGCTACGGAGCCAATTACATTCAGCCACGACCTCTTCCTGGCATGATGCAATCTTTTGCTCCTACTCCAAAACAGGCACCTTTCAACGGAAGCAGCCGACAAGAATTCGTGGGAAGCTcgcatcaaaatcaaagtccTCAAATCAAACCTGAACCTTCATGGACAACATCTGCAGGTCACAAGACACCTCCCAAAACTCAATCAACCCCACCACCTAGCAAAGACATAAGCCCTCTTCCTTTGACTGGATCTGATGAGGCACACATTGGAAGCACCGCGATTGACCGACTTATGAAGGTCATTCAAACCAAAGCACAAACATTGCAAACGCAATTACCACCTATTCCTCAGATTACACCTGTGGTAGGTGCACCCCACACCCTCTCTCGACAGGATTCAATGTATCGAAGATTTTATGgatatgaaaaagaagaaaagcaaatgCTCACATCTGGTAAGGCTCCGAGTGAACCAGGACACTctaagagaaaagagaagaaatatcGATGTACCTTCGAGAATTGTCCATCAAGCTTCCCACAGAAGACACACTTGCAAATTCATCTTCGAAAACATACCGGTGCAAAACCTTAT ACATGTAGCTGGAAATCTTGCGGTCGGCAATTCTCTCAACACGGCAACCTAAAG ACGCATATGAATCGTCACAGTGGCGAACGACGCTTTCCCTGCGAAATATGTGGCAAACGTTTCGGCCAACCAAGCAATCTTAGTGCTCATAGAATCGTTCACACTGGCGAAAAGCCCTTTACATGCAAACTCGACGGATGCGAGAAGCGTTTCACACAACTCGGTAACCTCAAA TCTCACCACAACAACTTTCACCAGCAAACGATTGAAAATCTCATGTTGAAACTTGAGAGCGGCGAAATCGACTTGGAGGCCAACAAAGAATTCTGGTCCTACTTCTTCACTCTCTACAAAAACAGTAATAAGGGTATCAAAGGACGAGGCAAAGATAGAAACATCAGTCCCCGAAGTCGATTATCCAAGAGCGGCCATGCAAGTACTGGTACAGATGCTAGTCGTTATATCTCGTCTAATATGCGGAGTTGTCATGGACTTATGGGTGTGGATGCAACCTCACCTTTCAGTAGCGATGTAACGATGTACGATTCCGATGCGAGTCTGAGGAGTCATACGAGTGGAAGCATTAGTGCACATAGCAGTTTCGGTTCGGTCTCCAGCGATGGAACATCATCTTCCTGCTCGAGTTTCTCAGATGAGATTACAGGGGATTATAAGGATCATCGTGGTGGAAACTCAAGAGGCGGATTAGCTTTTGGAGAGAGGCTGTACTAA
- the Bcurm1 gene encoding Bcurm1: MATDTLSIVVEFTGGLEMLFSDQRSHKLSVPKTDSKGAPVTVGWLVNYLCDEIMQDSRKDMFVLDDHVRPGILVLINDADWELEGEASYELQSNDNILFVSTLHGG, encoded by the exons ATGGCGACAGATACCCTCTCTATCGTCGTAGAATTCAC TGGCGGTCTCGAGATGTTATTTTCCGATCAACGATCCCACAAACTCTCAGTCCCCAAAACAGATTCCAAGGGCGCTCCTGTTACAGTCGGCTGGTTGGTAAATTATCTGTGCGACGAAATCATGCAAGATAGCAGAAAAGACATGTTTGTTCTGGATGATCACGT GCGTCCAGGCATCCTGGTCCTCATTAACGACGCGGACTGGGAATTAGAGGGTGAAGCTTCATACGAATTGCAATCTAATGATAACATATTATTCGTGTCGACGCTCCACGGGGGCTGA
- the Bcelp2 gene encoding Bcelp2, producing MMDKITPEYLAAGANRHPAAADWDESGLLAYGTDRNIALWYPGNETSRGVFELLSGHTDTVNVVKFIPKSHGLILSGSVDKTVRIWKRDEVSKTYTCMQTITDHQSTINCIAVTEGSKIFATGSADAIVNVWKLDVNNVASLQQSITITPRLFPLALALSPLTGASDSLVLAVAGTKDIIQLHVLDAQAGSEFKYKATLSGHEGWIRSLEFTQESDSPTSDLLLSSASQDKYIRLWRIHQGKELPAAATAADPTFGAFMPGKSLSNKAHRFQAQELDFSATFEALLLGHEDWIYSTRWLSPSLTSNKKPQLLSASADNSLAIWEPDTHTGVWVTIARLGEISAEKGSTTATGSTGGFWTGLWSPTGSTVVSLGRTGSWRLWNHDTSSDRWAQNTAITGHVKPVMGIAWSKDGSYLLSTSTDQTTRLHAQWKRDAVSSWHEMARPQIHGYDLNCIDSLGASQFVSGADEKLLRVFNEPRAVATLLHKLCGIGNENAANMPDAANMPVLGLSNKAIEAIADDQIISQPDDRDRDAIDPASIVHKSTLDLSTPPLEDHLSRHTLWPETEKLYGHGYEISALAASHDGSIIATACKASSIDHAVIRLFETKEWHELKPSLTAHSLTVARLRFSSDDKYLLSVGRDRQWAIFQRDDTDPNNYALAESNPKGHTRMILDAAWAPISSSLSSSSSSSSPGTTSPVFATAGRDKSVKIWGRDSEGGFICKATITTDAPVTAIDFCDEVVGETTVYLAVGTEVGRFKIYRVEIGEAITVQEVPLEISNNYYPSKAITQLAWKPSSKETSESSTKSMDLAIASEDSSLRIYSLC from the exons atgatGGATAAAATTACTCCAGAATATCTTGCGGCAGGTGCCAATAGACACCCTGCTGCTGCCGATTGGGATGAGTCTGGACTTTTGGCCTATGGAACAGATAGAAATATCGCATTATGGTATCCCGGA AATGAAACTTCCAGAGGCGTTTTCGAACTTCTGAGTGGCCACACGGATACTGTAAATGTGGTGAAATTCATCCCTAAATCACATGGTCTCATACTCAGTGGATCGGTTGATAAGACGGTCCGGATTTGGAAACGGGATGAAGTGTCAAAGACGTATACTTGCATGCAAACTATTACCGATCATCAGAGCACAATCAATTGCATAGCTGTTACGGAAGGATCCAAAATCTTTGCTACCGGATCAGCAGATGCTATTGTCAATGTTTGGAAACTGGATGTCAATAATGTTGCAAGTTTGCAGCAGTCTATCACGATTACTCCCCGATTATTCCCATTGGCATTGGCTTTGAGTCCTTTGACTGGAGCTTCAGATTCCTTGGTTCTTGCAGTTGCGGGTACCAAGGATATCATCCAGCTCCATGTGCTTGATGCGCAGGCGGGATCAGAATTCAAATACAAAGCTACACTATCTGGACATGAAGGATGGATTAGATCGTTAGAATTCACCCAAGAAAGTGATAGTCCAACAAGTGATTTACTCCTCTCATCAGCTAGTCAGGATAAATACATCCGACTTTGGAGAATCCACCAAGGCAAAGAGTTGCCAGCCGCAGCCACAGCAGCCGATCCAACATTCGGTGCATTCATGCCTGGAAAATCTCTATCCAACAAGGCTCATCGTTTCCAAGCCCAAGAACTAGATTTCTCAGCTACATTCGAAGCTTTGCTGCTCGGACACGAAGACTGGATCTACAGTACACGCTGgctttctccatctttgACCTCGAACAAAAAACCCCAACTCCTGTCCGCATCAGCAGACAATTCTCTCGCCATCTGGGAACCCGACACCCACACCGGCGTCTGGGTAACCATCGCACGACTTGGCGAGATCAGCGCTGAAAAAGGTTCTACCACCGCCACCGGTAGCACCGGCGGTTTCTGGACCGGTCTCTGGTCTCCCACCGGAAGCACCGTCGTTTCTCTCGGTCGAACGGGCAGTTGGCGTCTATGGAACCACGATACATCTTCCGATCGCTGGGCCCAAAATACAGCTATCACAGGCCATGTGAAACCCGTCATGGGAATCGCATGGTCGAAAGATGGAAGCTATTTGCTCTCGACTAGCACAGATCAAACTACTCGGCTACATGCCCAGTGGAAGAGAGATGCAGTGAGTAGCTGGCATGAGATGGCCAGACCGCAGATTCACGGGTATGATTTGAATTGTATCGACTCTCTCGGGGCCTCTCAATTTGTATCCGGCGCCGATGAGAAATTACTTCGTGTGTTCAATGAACCAAGAGCCGTTGCCACACTCCTCCACAAACTCTGCGGAATCGGCAATGAGAATGCAGCCAACATGCCCGACGCAGCCAACATGCCTGTGCTAGGCCTCTCCAACAAAGCCATCGAAGCCATCGCCGACGACCAAATCATCTCGCAGCCCGACGACCGCGACCGCGACGCCATAGACCCCGCATCCATCGTGCACAAATCCACCCTCGACCTCTCCACCCCCCCTCTCGAAGACCATCTCTCCCGCCACACGCTCTGGCCGGAAACCGAAAAACTCTACGGCCACGGCTACGAAATCTCCGCGCTCGCCGCCTCCCACGATGGCTCCATCATCGCCACCGCCTGCAAAGCCAGCTCCATCGACCACGCCGTCATCCGACTCTTCGAAACAAAAGAATGGCACGAACTCAAACCTTCTCTGACCGCACACTCCCTGACCGTCGCGCGTCTTCGCTTTTCTTCCGACGACAAGTATCTCCTGTCCGTCGGACGCGATCGTCAATGGGCGATTTTCCAACGCGACGATACGGATCCCAACAACTACGCTCTGGCGGAAAGTAACCCGAAAGGCCACACGAGGATGATTCTCGATGCGGCGTGGGCGcctatctcatcatcattatcatcatcttcttcttcttcttctcctggTACCACATCCCCCGTATTCGCAACCGCAGGACGCGATAAAAGCGTAAAGATCTGGGGACGCGATTCCGAAGGCGGATTTATATGTAAAGCAACCATCACAACCGACGCGCCCGTTACGGCGATTGATTTCTGCGACGAGGTGGTGGGGGAAACTACTGTGTATCTAGCTGTTGGGACTGAAGTTGGGAGATTCAAGATCTATCGGgtggagattggagaagcGATTACTGTTCAGGAGGTGCCGTTGGAGATTAG CAATAACTACTACCCCTCCAAAGCCATCACCCAGCTAGCATGGAAACCGTCATCAAAAGAAACATCAGAGAGCAGCACTAAGAGTATGGATCTTGCAATTGCAAGTGAAGATAGTTCTTTGAGGATTTATTCTCTATGTTGA
- the Bccaf16 gene encoding Bccaf16, with product MVNSVDDQTAAPSIEVKNLTYKFPDSSLGLTDITLSLPPSSRTLLIGANGAGKTTLLRLLSGKRLAPTSTISISGLDPFKDSLVGVTYLGLEWVLNPIVRTDIGVRELLTSVGGNHYPERRDELVQVLDIDLEWRMHQVSDGERRRVQLAMGLIRPWRILLLDEITVDLDLLSRKRFLDFLREETEKRKCTIVYATHILDNLAGWPTDLVHMSLGRVKEWGNIEKFEKEMSGDSSGNSRLGELVLKWLGEDLKERGPRKNAGSAGTSYLVAGVGGYGSEKKV from the exons ATGGTCAATTCAGTAGATGATCAAACGGCCGCTCCTTCAATTGAAGTCAAGAACCTTACATATAAATTCCCGGATTCGTCTTTGGGGCTTACGGATATTACGCTGAGTTTGCCACCTAGCTCGAGGACTTT ACTAATTGGCGCAAATGGGGCCGGTAAAACCACACTCCTGCGTCTCCTCTCCGGAAAACGACTTGCGCCCACTTCcacaatttccatctccgGTCTCGATCCCTTCAAAGATTCTCTCGTCGGCGTAACCTATCTCGGTCTCGAATGGGTACTCAACCCTATTGTGCGAACCGACATCGGTGTCCGAGAACTCCTTACTTCCGTGGGCGGAAACCATTATCCCGAGCGAAGAGATGAGCTTGTGCAGGTTTtagatattgatttggaATGGCGCATGCATCAAGTTTCTgatggggagagaagaagagtaCAACTTGCCATGGGACTTATTAGACCGTGGAGAATCCTGCTGTTAGACGAGATTACGGTGGATTTGGATCTCTTGAGTCGAAAGAGATTCTTGGATTTCCTGAGAGAGGAGacggagaagagaaaatgcaCCATTGTTTATGCGACACACATTTTGGATAATTTGGCGGGATGGCCGACGGATTTGGTGCATATGAGTCTTGGACGAGTAAAGGAGTGGGGTAACATAGAGAAGTttgagaaggagatgagtGGAGATAGTAGTGGAAATTCGAGATTGGGAGAATTGGTTCTTAAGTGGTTGGGAGAGGATTTGAAGGAGAGAGGACCAAGGAAAAATGCGGGGAGCGCGGGAACTAGTTATTTAGTGGCAGGTGTGGGTGGATATGGAAGTGAGAAGAAGGTTTAG